A stretch of Plesiomonas shigelloides DNA encodes these proteins:
- the yccS gene encoding YccS family putative transporter — translation MGSFSRLRHSLNNSRFQYCLMIFIALAGAALFPWLTGEVLSTIPVTLGVVAAALTDLDDRLSGRLRNIFITLLCFFIASVSIEILFPYPWLFAIGLLISSFCFTMLGAIGQRYATISFGALLIAIYTMLGVTLYDTWYQQPLLLLAGAVWYSLIALLSHALRPVRPVQENLANCYELLARYLDAKSAFFDPDEADRYDELQIQVALSNGALVSSLNQTKLSLLSRLKGDRGQRSTRRLLRYYFVAQDIHERASSAHNQYHALAKRFRHSDVLFRFQRLLLLQAKACRQLAKSIISGDDYNHDFRFERAFNLLNASLERHQPQQAEDKRLLASLNFVLRNLQAIDWQLSHIESEQIIGLPQDNTLADDGLHGIRDIWTRIRNQLTPGSALFRHAVRMSLVLCAGYACIMAFNMERGYWILLTSLFVCQPNYSATRLRLRQRVLGTLAGIIAGLPLLYLIPSQEGQLVLIVVLGVLFFAFRTVQYGYATAFITMLVLFCFNLMGAGFDIAIPRVTDTLIGCGIAWLAVTFVWPDWRYRRLPLVIQRAIDSNTSYLNEVIAQYQQGKDDSLSYRIARRAAHNADAELASVISNMSSEPLRSRRILEEGFRLLCLNHAMLGYISALGAHRHKLPDNAESRTLLKEVSQHILHQLQAVSAQLQACPAPEHNNTQQFAQSLLEQDLQDSDSRFVLQQLGLINRMLNELSSLTQKIVCRYAEGSAS, via the coding sequence ATGGGTTCGTTTTCCCGACTTCGTCATTCGTTAAATAATAGCCGCTTCCAATACTGCCTGATGATTTTCATCGCCTTGGCAGGGGCGGCGCTCTTTCCTTGGCTGACCGGTGAGGTGCTGTCCACCATTCCGGTCACGCTGGGGGTAGTCGCCGCCGCGTTGACCGATCTTGATGATCGCCTCAGTGGTCGCTTGCGCAATATTTTTATCACGCTACTGTGCTTTTTTATCGCGTCGGTCTCCATTGAGATCTTATTCCCCTACCCGTGGCTGTTCGCCATTGGTCTTTTGATCTCTTCGTTCTGCTTTACCATGCTGGGTGCAATTGGTCAGCGCTACGCCACCATCTCTTTTGGTGCGCTGCTGATTGCGATTTACACCATGCTGGGAGTAACGCTGTACGATACTTGGTATCAGCAACCCTTGCTGCTGCTAGCCGGTGCCGTGTGGTACAGCCTGATTGCGCTGCTCAGCCATGCGCTGCGCCCTGTGCGACCGGTGCAGGAAAATCTGGCCAACTGCTATGAACTGCTGGCGCGCTATCTGGATGCCAAGAGCGCCTTTTTCGACCCCGATGAAGCTGACCGCTATGATGAGCTGCAAATTCAGGTTGCTCTCAGTAATGGCGCTCTGGTCAGTAGCCTGAACCAGACCAAGCTTTCCCTGTTATCGCGTCTGAAAGGCGACCGTGGCCAACGCAGTACTCGCCGTTTGCTGCGCTACTATTTTGTGGCGCAAGACATTCACGAACGCGCCAGCTCGGCGCATAACCAGTATCACGCACTGGCCAAGCGCTTTCGCCACTCCGATGTGCTATTTCGCTTCCAGCGCCTGCTGCTGTTGCAGGCCAAAGCCTGCCGTCAGTTAGCCAAGTCAATTATCAGTGGCGATGACTACAACCACGATTTTCGATTTGAGCGCGCCTTTAATCTGCTCAATGCCTCGCTGGAGCGACATCAGCCACAGCAAGCGGAAGATAAGCGTCTGCTGGCCTCGCTCAATTTTGTGCTACGTAATTTACAAGCGATTGACTGGCAGCTATCGCATATTGAGTCTGAGCAGATCATTGGCTTGCCACAAGACAACACGCTGGCTGACGATGGATTGCACGGCATTCGCGATATCTGGACGCGGATTCGCAATCAGCTGACGCCCGGCTCGGCACTGTTTCGCCATGCGGTGCGGATGTCGCTGGTACTGTGCGCCGGTTATGCCTGCATCATGGCGTTTAATATGGAGCGCGGGTACTGGATTTTGCTGACCAGTTTGTTTGTCTGCCAGCCTAACTACAGTGCCACCCGTCTGCGCTTACGTCAGCGGGTACTCGGCACCTTGGCGGGGATTATCGCCGGCTTACCGCTGCTGTATCTGATCCCATCACAAGAAGGTCAGCTGGTGCTGATTGTCGTTCTTGGCGTGCTGTTTTTTGCCTTTCGTACCGTGCAATACGGCTACGCCACCGCCTTCATTACCATGCTGGTGCTGTTCTGCTTTAACTTGATGGGAGCCGGTTTTGATATCGCCATTCCACGGGTTACCGACACCCTGATTGGCTGCGGGATCGCATGGCTGGCCGTGACCTTTGTGTGGCCGGATTGGCGCTATCGCCGTTTGCCGCTGGTGATCCAGCGTGCCATCGACAGCAATACCAGCTATCTGAATGAAGTGATTGCCCAGTATCAGCAAGGTAAGGATGACAGCCTGAGCTATCGCATCGCTCGGCGCGCAGCGCACAATGCCGATGCCGAGCTGGCATCGGTGATCTCCAACATGAGTTCAGAGCCGCTACGCTCACGGCGTATCCTCGAAGAAGGTTTTCGCTTGCTGTGCCTGAATCATGCCATGCTGGGCTATATCTCCGCGCTGGGGGCGCACCGCCATAAACTGCCGGATAACGCCGAATCACGCACACTGCTAAAAGAGGTCAGTCAGCATATTTTGCATCAGCTGCAAGCGGTTTCGGCGCAGCTGCAAGCCTGCCCTGCCCCTGAGCACAACAATACGCAGCAATTTGCACAGTCACTTTTAGAGCAAGATCTGCAAGATTCGGACTCGCGTTTTGTTCTGCAACAGCTAGGCTTAATTAACAGAATGTTGAACGAACTCAGTTCACTGACACAAAAAATTGTCTGCCGTTATGCAGAGGGGAGCGCAAGCTAG
- a CDS encoding YccF family protein: MGGFITTISWFLATLLSIVCIVTLPLTRACWEITKMSLVPYGNDVVKVDDLENRSNSLLAAGGFLLNVIWFVIAGWWLCLVHIAVGIGQCLTLIGIPVGIAHFKLAVVALWPVGRRVVPSELARQIRNEKAQITIDRYRR; this comes from the coding sequence ATGGGTGGCTTCATCACCACAATCAGCTGGTTTTTAGCTACCCTGCTCAGCATTGTGTGTATCGTTACCTTACCACTCACCCGCGCATGTTGGGAAATCACCAAGATGTCGTTAGTGCCATACGGTAACGATGTCGTGAAAGTCGACGATCTGGAAAACCGCAGCAACTCTTTGCTCGCTGCCGGTGGTTTTCTGCTCAACGTCATCTGGTTTGTGATTGCCGGTTGGTGGTTGTGTCTAGTGCACATTGCCGTGGGAATCGGCCAGTGCCTGACTCTGATCGGTATTCCGGTTGGGATCGCCCATTTCAAATTGGCCGTTGTGGCATTATGGCCAGTCGGTCGCCGCGTCGTGCCTAGTGAATTAGCGCGTCAAATTCGCAATGAAAAAGCGCAGATCACGATTGACCGCTATCGCCGCTAA
- a CDS encoding diguanylate cyclase domain-containing protein, whose product MEYAPIRYIPRILLVDDSRATLMLLSTILKPYGEILVSMDGLTALHVARERQPDLIVLDIEMPGLCGFDTCKMLKQDPLTRDITVIFITKYHNPQEEIEALRSGAVDFITKPFNATVVKTRVGIQLSLKKQADLLRQQVNLDGLTEVYNRRALNVDLDNEIRRHARTSQPLGLALLDVDHFKLYNDFYGHLEGDSCLKRLARVLQSTTRRASERVYRYGGEEFAIILPNTNEGEIRQYGEFLCQKIRQQQWAHNMSPDTGNIVTVSIGVVSITPSNETGDELLDRVDQALYHAKKSGRNQIKYWLDT is encoded by the coding sequence ATGGAATACGCCCCTATCCGCTACATCCCGCGCATTTTGCTGGTTGATGACTCGCGCGCCACGCTGATGCTGCTGAGCACGATCCTCAAGCCGTATGGTGAAATACTGGTATCGATGGATGGGTTAACCGCGCTGCATGTCGCACGTGAAAGGCAGCCCGATTTGATTGTGCTGGATATCGAAATGCCCGGGCTGTGCGGCTTTGATACCTGCAAAATGCTCAAGCAAGATCCGCTCACCCGCGATATCACCGTGATTTTCATCACCAAATACCACAATCCACAAGAAGAGATCGAAGCGCTAAGAAGTGGCGCGGTCGATTTTATCACCAAACCCTTTAATGCCACGGTGGTCAAAACCCGCGTGGGGATTCAGCTGAGTTTGAAAAAACAGGCGGATTTACTGCGCCAGCAAGTCAACTTAGATGGTCTGACGGAAGTGTATAACCGACGCGCGCTGAACGTGGATTTAGATAATGAAATCCGCCGCCATGCGCGCACCAGCCAGCCGCTGGGGTTAGCGCTGCTGGATGTGGATCACTTCAAACTGTACAACGATTTTTATGGTCACCTAGAGGGCGATAGCTGCCTGAAACGACTGGCGAGAGTACTGCAATCCACGACTCGGCGCGCCTCTGAGCGTGTATATCGCTACGGTGGTGAGGAGTTTGCCATTATTTTGCCCAATACCAACGAAGGCGAAATTCGCCAGTACGGCGAGTTCCTTTGCCAGAAAATTCGCCAGCAACAATGGGCGCACAATATGTCGCCGGACACCGGCAATATTGTTACCGTGAGTATTGGGGTTGTTTCTATAACGCCCAGTAATGAAACAGGCGATGAATTGCTGGACCGCGTCGACCAAGCGCTGTATCACGCCAAAAAATCGGGGCGCAATCAAATTAAGTATTGGCTCGACACCTAA
- the helD gene encoding DNA helicase IV: MKLTATRLGRRLSQHPFHTVEVVNDALCFSRGMLTDERRHQLRNESHRDAQSRSEQLIVPFRQLLAIEIRRGIVWGELQVALAEGETITLHGTDWNATRAFCAELESRWQQWTQEMLPLVLQALAQAGGPLISRLKALRWLANDELQQLQQTILQAWQALPIAPQRVACLEACAEPFSFCQRWLDEGEELTRRYNQQFIQRLRQQEFDLFGGCLPPAAQPTESQLEALLLNEPRVLVQGIAGSGKTHIAAARAAWLMQQEGAQASQILLLAGAPASREQMLQVLRATLGQDAELPAIWLMHELGAHIVAQADSRKLSELNALETDHTARCAFWIAQWQNQCSEKAAQAKGWAQWLGEELGWPLAEEVFWQDPVLCARLSVRLDRWLMLLRRQAGSQKSWLESQVDEEMQPALQKKLRLLNPLLKAWRTHLKEARTQDSLTLEQQAQDLLAAGRYVSLFTHIICDDAQLLSPRQLDLLQPLVTHRQTRFYALGDDWQRITRYVGDGTSLRRDVAARFGEPYCITLDTDFRQPAAAVAVNQRLAQQHPDYRDIEWHGANSDTPNNASKHPVRILPEGELEPLLDLLSGVLQPTQSVVISGRSAIQRPACVDYAARRWPRLSLRYIPLNELIGIECEHLILTGLQGGSEGFPAPVRETLVEQALLPLAAYFPDAEERRLLYLALTRARAKTWLLAADSTDYSAEHSVEPSRFLARLREADVPFYRRAQ, encoded by the coding sequence ATGAAACTGACTGCCACCCGCCTCGGACGCCGACTTTCGCAGCACCCTTTTCACACCGTTGAAGTGGTGAATGACGCCCTGTGCTTTAGCCGCGGTATGCTCACCGATGAGCGCCGTCATCAACTTCGCAATGAATCGCATCGCGATGCTCAATCTCGCAGTGAACAGTTAATCGTCCCGTTTCGGCAGCTGCTCGCTATAGAAATACGCCGTGGCATTGTGTGGGGCGAGTTGCAAGTAGCGTTGGCAGAGGGCGAAACGATCACCTTGCATGGCACCGATTGGAATGCCACCCGCGCATTTTGTGCCGAGTTGGAAAGCCGCTGGCAGCAGTGGACACAAGAGATGCTACCACTGGTGTTGCAAGCGCTGGCGCAAGCTGGGGGGCCACTGATCAGCCGCCTCAAAGCGTTGCGCTGGTTGGCCAACGATGAACTGCAACAGCTGCAGCAGACGATTTTGCAAGCATGGCAAGCATTACCGATAGCCCCACAGCGCGTAGCCTGTTTGGAGGCATGTGCGGAGCCCTTTAGCTTCTGCCAACGTTGGTTGGATGAAGGCGAAGAGCTGACGCGACGTTACAACCAGCAGTTTATCCAACGTCTGCGTCAGCAAGAGTTTGATTTGTTTGGTGGTTGCTTGCCGCCAGCCGCGCAGCCGACGGAATCGCAATTAGAGGCTTTGCTCCTTAACGAACCTCGGGTTCTGGTGCAGGGCATTGCCGGCAGCGGAAAAACCCATATTGCCGCTGCGCGCGCCGCATGGCTGATGCAACAAGAGGGCGCGCAAGCGTCGCAGATTTTGCTGTTAGCCGGCGCTCCCGCTAGCCGCGAGCAAATGTTGCAGGTGCTGCGCGCTACACTGGGCCAAGACGCGGAGTTACCCGCGATATGGCTGATGCATGAATTGGGCGCGCATATTGTGGCGCAGGCCGATAGCCGTAAGCTAAGCGAGCTCAATGCGTTAGAAACAGATCACACAGCGCGCTGCGCATTCTGGATTGCGCAGTGGCAAAACCAGTGCAGTGAGAAGGCCGCGCAAGCCAAAGGTTGGGCGCAGTGGTTAGGCGAAGAGTTGGGCTGGCCATTAGCGGAGGAGGTATTCTGGCAAGATCCTGTGCTATGCGCGCGATTAAGCGTTCGTCTCGATCGTTGGTTGATGTTGCTGCGTCGGCAGGCGGGCAGTCAGAAAAGTTGGCTTGAGTCGCAGGTGGATGAAGAGATGCAGCCAGCACTGCAGAAAAAACTGCGGCTACTGAATCCGCTGTTAAAAGCGTGGCGCACTCACCTCAAAGAGGCGCGTACCCAAGATAGTCTGACGCTAGAGCAGCAAGCGCAAGACTTGCTGGCGGCAGGCCGCTATGTCAGTTTGTTTACCCACATTATTTGCGACGATGCGCAGCTCTTGTCACCGCGGCAACTGGACTTGCTGCAACCGTTGGTCACGCATCGACAGACTCGTTTCTACGCCCTTGGCGATGATTGGCAGCGCATCACCCGTTATGTTGGCGATGGCACTTCGCTGCGCCGCGATGTTGCTGCCCGTTTTGGTGAGCCGTATTGCATCACGCTTGATACCGATTTTCGCCAGCCTGCTGCGGCAGTGGCGGTGAATCAGCGTTTAGCGCAGCAGCACCCAGATTATCGGGATATCGAGTGGCATGGTGCCAACAGTGATACACCTAATAATGCGAGCAAACACCCAGTGCGCATTTTACCGGAAGGTGAATTAGAGCCACTGTTGGATTTACTCTCCGGCGTGTTGCAGCCAACGCAATCCGTGGTCATTAGCGGCCGCTCAGCTATACAGCGACCGGCTTGTGTGGACTACGCGGCGCGGCGCTGGCCACGCCTGTCTTTACGCTATATCCCGCTGAATGAGTTGATAGGCATCGAGTGCGAGCACCTCATTTTGACGGGTTTGCAGGGCGGCAGTGAGGGCTTTCCGGCACCCGTGCGGGAAACGCTGGTCGAGCAGGCACTGTTACCGCTCGCCGCATATTTTCCTGATGCCGAAGAGCGACGCTTATTGTATTTGGCGCTAACTCGGGCGCGGGCGAAAACCTGGCTGTTAGCCGCCGATTCCACTGATTACTCGGCGGAGCATAGCGTTGAACCTTCGCGGTTTTTGGCGCGCTTGCGCGAAGCTGACGTCCCGTTTTATCGGCGAGCACAATAA